In the genome of Xyrauchen texanus isolate HMW12.3.18 chromosome 33, RBS_HiC_50CHRs, whole genome shotgun sequence, one region contains:
- the LOC127626898 gene encoding tudor and KH domain-containing protein-like isoform X2: MDMDVPKPRVFLNYNPTALFSQWGVPIGVTQVMAAVRDGPWESLSSGKKVALAAGLTVGATVGYLVYYHIRSSSVQRKSKEESRISIPLDVYRSIARYQSAFLDIVNQKSGAQINVLPNTEEQSLVNFLIQGSPEQILVAQCTLEKLSTDCEVITDVIEVPQTAFGRIIGRGGENLKFINRVSGARVNCPRDRGRGLEEKGKITITGTRKEVQSAKEMITEKAIENETVRKRISQSSALRQKRKPPEVEQFNKATGLENELLKLNGKDFLSPLTELHQEGLVMVNDFADNSTAETSLRSEEILSPLSPLEISKFEIPSPDLSFQPDEHLEVYVSASENPQHFWIQILGVRSLQLDKLTAEMSRFYNSDTSQEHRVETIIVGDIVAAPYRHHGTWNRARVLGILDSRLVDLYYVDFGDNGELPREHLRSMRSDFLSLPFQAIECSLAGVCPAGEVWSEAALDDFERMTYCAEWKPLLAKLYSYSHSEISSWPSVKLYDNSQGKAVDLGKELIRLGHAMSCEDEGIGLRGEWDESRSLQKMLDDMTGASSELSMSCISLSGSTNTWLRKQLEWPSCLTSFSEVERADVDQSPCFGLLSSTSQIHSTPSQNLSELVSNILESSSMLDLPNQSVSDNTVQSNNLTPVSPLPMMSVQEITSSFSSPSCMEAVTSAMDSFDLSDDVFVGSHCNSEKHKVTSKGSIDTDSSSSVDSSYSESLESSNSSDGIKGVWYYITSSKDSSEASLSTTMPQSSTATSSSVTESWDETTASTRSVNELSSHLSSSVEDGEMALVEVITLSERCSSEIDLICNSFEEHESVSSMEEKLDVKPNPLDSDVRCQMFSPAVNDETQHSEAENATGGSGQVLQKPNIVDFTSETGNSGDYDKSTREVASISGSVDDTLDEEFN, from the exons ATGGACATGGATGTCCCTAAACCACGTGTGTTCCTGAACTACAACCCAACTGCCCTGTTTTCACA GTGGGGTGTACCAATTGGTGTGACCCAAGTGATGGCCGCAGTGCGAGACGGCCCGTGGGAGAGCCTGAGCTCGGGGAAGAAAGTAGCCTTGGCTGCAGGCCTCACCGTAGGGGCTACAGTGGGGTACCTTGTTTACTATCACATTCGAAGCAGCAGTG TGCAACGCAAAAGTAAAGAGGAGTCCAGAATATCTATTCCACTTGACGTGTACCGCTCTATTGCAAGATATCAGAGTGCCTTTCTAGACATA GTGAATCAGAAGTCTGGCGCCCAAATAAATGTGTTGCCGAATACTGAAGAGCAGAGCTTGGTGAATTTCCTCATCCAGGGTTCACCCGAGCAAATTCTTGTGGCACAATGTACTTTGGAGAAACTGTCCACCGACTGTGAAGTCATCACCGATGTCATTGAAGTGCCCCAGACGGCATTTGGACGAATTATAG GCCGTGGTGGCGAGAACTTGAAGTTCATAAACAGAGTCTCTGGGGCCAGGGTGAACTGTCCCAGAGATCGTGGACGTGGCTTAGAGGAGAAGGGCAAGATCACAATTACTGGAACACGCAAGGAAGTTCAAAGTGCAAAG GAGATGATCACGGAGAAGGCCATAGAGAATGAAACCGTACGAAAGAGGATAAGTCAGTCCTCTGCTCTGCGTCAGAAGAGGAAACCACCAGAAGTGGAGCAATTTAACAAAGCTACAGGACTAGAGAATGAATTATTAAAACTTAATGGCAAAGATTTTCTTTCACCACTGACTGAGCTACATCAAGAGGGACTTGTTATGGTGAATGACTTTGCAGACAATTCTACAGCTGAAACTTCCCTCAGATCAGAGGAGATTCTTTCTCCATTGTCACCTTTGGAGATCTCAAAATTTGAAA TTCCTAGTCCAGACCTGAGCTTCCAGCCTGACGAGCATCTGGAGGTGTATGTGTCTGCTTCTGAGAATCCTCAGCACTTTTGGATCCAGATCCTGGGAGTACGATCTCTACAGCTGGATAAACTGACTGCTGAAATGAGTCGTTTCTACAACAGCGACACCTCGCAA GAGCACAGAGTGGAGACCATTATTGTTGGAGACATAGTGGCTGCTCCTTACAGGCACCATGGCACATGGAACCGTGCTCGAGTGTTAGGAATTCTGGATTCTAGACTGGTGGATTTGTATTACGTGGACTTCGGAGACAATGGGGAGCTTCCACGAGAACACTTACGAAGCATGAG AAGTGACTTCCTGAGCTTACCCTTCCAAGCCATTGAGTGCAGCTTAGCAGGGGTCTGTCCTGCAG GAGAGGTTTGGTCTGAGGCAGCCCTGGATGACTTTGAACGCATGACGTACTGTGCTGAATGGAAACCTTTGCTGGCCAAACTGTACAGCTATTCTCATTCTGAGATCTCATCCTGGCCCAGTGTGAAACTCTATGACAACAGCCAGGGAAAG GCTGTGGATCTGGGTAAGGAGTTGATTCGTCTTGGTCATGCCATGAGCTGTGAGGATGAAGGGATCGGGCTTAGGGGAGAATGGGATGAGTCCAGATCACTGCAGAAGATGCTG GATGACATGACGGGAGCATCCTCAGAACTCAGTATGTCCTGCATCAGTTTGTCAG GTTCAACAAATACATGGCTAAGAAAGCAGTTGGAATGGCCATCCTGTCTCACCagcttttcagaggtggagcgTGCTGACGTGGACCAGAGCCCTTGTTTTGGACTCCTGTCTTCCACTTCTCAGATCCACTCTACTCCATCTCAGAACCTCAGTGAGCTGGTCAGCAACATACTCGAGTCTTCCTCAATGCTAGACCTTCCGAATCAGTCAGTTTCTGACAACACAGTCCAATCCAACAACTTAACACCAGTGTCACCATTACCTATGATGTCAGTTCAGGAAATCACATCTTCGTTTTCATCTCCATCCTGTATGGAGGCTGTGACATCAGCCATGGATTCCTTCGATCTGAGTGATGACGTATTCGTAGGCTCTCATTGTAACAGCGAAAAGCATAAGGTAACGTCTAAAGGATCCATAGACACTGACTCATCCTCTAGTGTAGACAGCAGTTACAGTGAGAGTTTAGAAAGCAGCAACAGCAGTGATGGAATCAAAGGGGTGTGGTATTACATCACTTCCTCTAAGGACTCTTCGGAGGCGTCTTTAAGCACCACCATGCCTCAGTCGTCCACTGCGACATCCTCCTCTGTTACCGAATCTTGGGACGAGACCACTGCATCAACTCGCTCTGTAAATGAACTGAGCTCTCATTTATCAAGCAGTGTTGAAGATGGTGAAATGGCTTTGGTAGAAGTGATCACCTTGAGTGAACGTTGCAGCAGTGAAATTGACTTAATTTGCAATAGTTTTGAAGAGCACGAAAGTGTGTCCTCTATGGAAGAAAAATTGGATGTGAAACCAAACCCGCTAGACAGTGATGTTAGATGTCAGATGTTCTCACCCGCTGTGAATGATGAAACGCAGCATAGTGAAGCTGAAAATGCAACTGGAGGAAGTGGACAAGTTCTTCAGAAACCAAATATTGTTGATTTTACAAGTGAAACCGGCAACAGTGGTGATTATGACAAATCAACAAGAG
- the LOC127626898 gene encoding tudor and KH domain-containing protein-like isoform X1 — protein MDMDVPKPRVFLNYNPTALFSQWGVPIGVTQVMAAVRDGPWESLSSGKKVALAAGLTVGATVGYLVYYHIRSSSVQRKSKEESRISIPLDVYRSIARYQSAFLDIVNQKSGAQINVLPNTEEQSLVNFLIQGSPEQILVAQCTLEKLSTDCEVITDVIEVPQTAFGRIIGRGGENLKFINRVSGARVNCPRDRGRGLEEKGKITITGTRKEVQSAKEMITEKAIENETVRKRISQSSALRQKRKPPEVEQFNKATGLENELLKLNGKDFLSPLTELHQEGLVMVNDFADNSTAETSLRSEEILSPLSPLEISKFEIPSPDLSFQPDEHLEVYVSASENPQHFWIQILGVRSLQLDKLTAEMSRFYNSDTSQEHRVETIIVGDIVAAPYRHHGTWNRARVLGILDSRLVDLYYVDFGDNGELPREHLRSMRSDFLSLPFQAIECSLAGVCPAGEVWSEAALDDFERMTYCAEWKPLLAKLYSYSHSEISSWPSVKLYDNSQGKAVDLGKELIRLGHAMSCEDEGIGLRGEWDESRSLQKMLDDMTGASSELSMSCISLSEVASISGSVDDTLDEEFN, from the exons ATGGACATGGATGTCCCTAAACCACGTGTGTTCCTGAACTACAACCCAACTGCCCTGTTTTCACA GTGGGGTGTACCAATTGGTGTGACCCAAGTGATGGCCGCAGTGCGAGACGGCCCGTGGGAGAGCCTGAGCTCGGGGAAGAAAGTAGCCTTGGCTGCAGGCCTCACCGTAGGGGCTACAGTGGGGTACCTTGTTTACTATCACATTCGAAGCAGCAGTG TGCAACGCAAAAGTAAAGAGGAGTCCAGAATATCTATTCCACTTGACGTGTACCGCTCTATTGCAAGATATCAGAGTGCCTTTCTAGACATA GTGAATCAGAAGTCTGGCGCCCAAATAAATGTGTTGCCGAATACTGAAGAGCAGAGCTTGGTGAATTTCCTCATCCAGGGTTCACCCGAGCAAATTCTTGTGGCACAATGTACTTTGGAGAAACTGTCCACCGACTGTGAAGTCATCACCGATGTCATTGAAGTGCCCCAGACGGCATTTGGACGAATTATAG GCCGTGGTGGCGAGAACTTGAAGTTCATAAACAGAGTCTCTGGGGCCAGGGTGAACTGTCCCAGAGATCGTGGACGTGGCTTAGAGGAGAAGGGCAAGATCACAATTACTGGAACACGCAAGGAAGTTCAAAGTGCAAAG GAGATGATCACGGAGAAGGCCATAGAGAATGAAACCGTACGAAAGAGGATAAGTCAGTCCTCTGCTCTGCGTCAGAAGAGGAAACCACCAGAAGTGGAGCAATTTAACAAAGCTACAGGACTAGAGAATGAATTATTAAAACTTAATGGCAAAGATTTTCTTTCACCACTGACTGAGCTACATCAAGAGGGACTTGTTATGGTGAATGACTTTGCAGACAATTCTACAGCTGAAACTTCCCTCAGATCAGAGGAGATTCTTTCTCCATTGTCACCTTTGGAGATCTCAAAATTTGAAA TTCCTAGTCCAGACCTGAGCTTCCAGCCTGACGAGCATCTGGAGGTGTATGTGTCTGCTTCTGAGAATCCTCAGCACTTTTGGATCCAGATCCTGGGAGTACGATCTCTACAGCTGGATAAACTGACTGCTGAAATGAGTCGTTTCTACAACAGCGACACCTCGCAA GAGCACAGAGTGGAGACCATTATTGTTGGAGACATAGTGGCTGCTCCTTACAGGCACCATGGCACATGGAACCGTGCTCGAGTGTTAGGAATTCTGGATTCTAGACTGGTGGATTTGTATTACGTGGACTTCGGAGACAATGGGGAGCTTCCACGAGAACACTTACGAAGCATGAG AAGTGACTTCCTGAGCTTACCCTTCCAAGCCATTGAGTGCAGCTTAGCAGGGGTCTGTCCTGCAG GAGAGGTTTGGTCTGAGGCAGCCCTGGATGACTTTGAACGCATGACGTACTGTGCTGAATGGAAACCTTTGCTGGCCAAACTGTACAGCTATTCTCATTCTGAGATCTCATCCTGGCCCAGTGTGAAACTCTATGACAACAGCCAGGGAAAG GCTGTGGATCTGGGTAAGGAGTTGATTCGTCTTGGTCATGCCATGAGCTGTGAGGATGAAGGGATCGGGCTTAGGGGAGAATGGGATGAGTCCAGATCACTGCAGAAGATGCTG GATGACATGACGGGAGCATCCTCAGAACTCAGTATGTCCTGCATCAGTTTGTCAG